One genomic segment of bacterium includes these proteins:
- a CDS encoding DUF2889 domain-containing protein, which translates to MISFSRTMLVGAEFPQEDLVRFHGMLEDRIYAMEILMDVRISDGVVQAIRGRMKRFTTPVCPKAEDILQVAVGMSLREPGWISRINKEVGRKGCQHFAEILVECGRCLDAACMAHDVFAKIKETPDVDPSWLAQAYSASHPELSGRCMASP; encoded by the coding sequence ATGATCTCTTTTAGCAGAACCATGCTCGTGGGAGCCGAATTCCCTCAAGAGGATCTGGTTCGCTTTCACGGAATGCTTGAAGACCGCATATATGCCATGGAAATTCTCATGGATGTGCGCATATCGGACGGTGTGGTCCAGGCCATTCGAGGCCGGATGAAGAGATTTACGACTCCTGTGTGCCCCAAGGCAGAGGACATATTACAAGTGGCAGTGGGGATGTCCTTGAGGGAACCAGGCTGGATCTCCAGAATCAATAAGGAAGTGGGCCGAAAGGGCTGCCAGCATTTTGCCGAGATATTGGTGGAGTGCGGCAGATGCCTGGATGCGGCCTGCATGGCCCATGATGTGTTTGCCAAGATCAAGGAGACTCCGGATGTTGACCCCTCATGGCTGGCTCAGGCTTATAGCGCTTCCCACCCAGAGCTTTCTGGCAGATGTATGGCCTCACCATAA
- a CDS encoding DUF2318 domain-containing protein, which translates to MEDSKSMKDSCGKTAYENGHRRHNRLSRSGMRAVLQILIAGVATLGLTSGCFSPGDSSSSPQVKGDQWRLSIKDFQEGKARHFHYRLADNTTVRFFLIKTSDGTFRAALDACDVCWPQGKGYVQDGNYMVCKNCGRTFRNQDIGLYRGGCNPHPLQSRLEGKELVIELKELQEGARYFRSTNQVY; encoded by the coding sequence ATGGAAGATTCTAAGAGCATGAAAGACTCTTGTGGCAAGACCGCTTATGAAAATGGGCACAGGAGGCACAATAGACTCTCTCGGAGTGGGATGAGAGCTGTTTTGCAAATTCTCATTGCAGGGGTGGCCACATTGGGCCTTACATCTGGATGCTTTTCCCCTGGGGATTCATCCTCTTCACCCCAGGTCAAGGGAGACCAGTGGCGGCTTTCGATTAAGGACTTTCAGGAGGGCAAGGCCCGCCACTTCCATTACAGATTAGCTGACAATACCACAGTTAGGTTCTTCCTCATCAAGACCTCTGACGGGACCTTTCGGGCCGCACTGGATGCTTGTGATGTTTGTTGGCCGCAGGGAAAGGGATATGTTCAGGATGGGAATTACATGGTCTGCAAGAACTGCGGACGTACATTCCGGAATCAAGACATAGGGCTGTACAGAGGGGGCTGCAATCCACACCCCTTGCAGTCCCGGCTTGAGGGAAAGGAGTTGGTGATAGAGCTGAAGGAGCTTCAGGAAGGCGCAAGATACTTCAGATCCACCAACCAGGTTTATTAG
- a CDS encoding ABC transporter ATP-binding protein, with protein sequence MCLIRAEGIVKRYGHGPGVVEALRGIDLEVPEGDWLAIMGRSGSGKSTLLTVLGGLNSPSGGNYWVEDVELYCLPLQQRAEFRREKMGFVFQSFQLLDYLSAIENVMLPLVNSPMPSRRKKQLAREALEKVGLYHKGSRLPAQLSGGEQQRVAIARAIVNRPVLLLADEPTGNLDSATAEQVMELFGELNSQGMTIVMVTHSEQWAAMAKRITRISDGRVMGN encoded by the coding sequence ATGTGCTTGATAAGAGCTGAGGGAATAGTCAAGAGATACGGCCATGGGCCTGGTGTGGTGGAGGCTTTAAGAGGCATTGACCTGGAAGTTCCCGAAGGGGATTGGCTGGCCATAATGGGGCGCTCAGGCTCAGGGAAATCAACGCTTCTGACCGTGTTGGGAGGCTTGAACTCTCCAAGTGGAGGCAATTATTGGGTGGAGGATGTAGAACTCTATTGTCTGCCCCTCCAGCAGCGAGCCGAGTTCAGAAGGGAGAAGATGGGCTTCGTATTCCAAAGCTTCCAGCTTCTGGACTATCTTTCAGCCATAGAAAATGTAATGCTACCTTTGGTGAACAGCCCCATGCCTTCCCGCCGAAAGAAGCAACTGGCCAGGGAGGCCCTGGAAAAGGTGGGCCTGTACCACAAGGGATCAAGGCTGCCTGCCCAGCTCTCAGGAGGAGAACAGCAGAGAGTGGCCATTGCAAGGGCCATAGTGAACCGTCCAGTGCTTCTTCTTGCGGACGAGCCTACAGGCAATTTGGATTCAGCCACTGCCGAGCAAGTCATGGAGCTCTTCGGGGAGCTCAACAGTCAAGGAATGACAATAGTGATGGTCACCCACAGCGAGCAGTGGGCAGCCATGGCAAAAAGGATCACAAGAATATCCGATGGTCGCGTGATGGGAAATTAG
- a CDS encoding flavodoxin family protein translates to MIKLLAVQGSPRKGGNTEILLEKAIEGALAAGAQVKKVELRLLHITPCLEIYECKKTGLCPIQDDMTPLYSEIDSSNRLILASPIFFYSVTAHAKAFIDRCQAGWARRYVLGRRVESPVARKGAFISVGATRGKKLFEGVKLTVKYFFDALDMEYAEELLVRGVDEKGEILNYPEHLQAAYELGRRMGTP, encoded by the coding sequence ATGATTAAGCTCTTGGCCGTGCAGGGTAGTCCTCGAAAGGGCGGTAACACAGAGATCCTGCTGGAGAAGGCCATAGAAGGGGCTTTGGCCGCTGGTGCCCAGGTCAAGAAGGTTGAGCTTAGGCTGCTTCATATAACACCTTGCCTTGAAATCTATGAATGTAAGAAAACCGGGCTTTGCCCCATCCAAGACGACATGACTCCGCTTTACTCGGAGATAGACTCTTCTAACAGACTCATTCTGGCCTCGCCCATATTCTTTTACAGTGTCACAGCCCATGCCAAGGCTTTTATAGACAGGTGCCAGGCCGGATGGGCCCGCAGATATGTTCTTGGCAGGCGTGTGGAGTCCCCTGTGGCAAGAAAGGGCGCCTTCATATCTGTGGGAGCCACCAGGGGCAAGAAGCTCTTTGAGGGTGTGAAGCTAACCGTCAAGTATTTCTTCGACGCACTGGACATGGAGTATGCCGAGGAATTGCTGGTGAGAGGGGTGGACGAGAAAGGTGAGATCCTCAATTATCCTGAGCACCTTCAGGCGGCTTACGAGCTGGGAAGGCGCATGGGCACTCCCTGA
- a CDS encoding lysozyme inhibitor LprI family protein, producing MAAGLGLLLLVPWGGALGSDCDGNTLEILECLEKKYKELDSKLNHLYRRILDQLGPSAKQTSQDRKANVRDLFVKAQKAWISFRDEECRARYSYFSEGSMGKLELMECQVELTKERLRILENWLDLLDR from the coding sequence CTCTTGCTGTTGGTACCTTGGGGAGGAGCCCTGGGGTCGGACTGCGATGGTAACACCCTTGAGATCTTGGAATGTCTGGAAAAGAAATACAAGGAACTGGACTCCAAATTGAACCACCTTTACAGGCGTATCCTGGATCAGCTGGGCCCTTCGGCAAAACAGACCTCCCAAGACCGCAAGGCCAATGTTCGGGATCTGTTCGTAAAAGCCCAGAAGGCATGGATCAGTTTTCGCGATGAGGAGTGCAGGGCTCGCTACAGCTACTTCTCAGAGGGATCCATGGGAAAGCTGGAGCTGATGGAATGTCAGGTGGAGCTTACCAAGGAAAGGCTCAGAATCTTGGAAAACTGGCTGGATTTGCTAGATCGCTAA
- a CDS encoding ABC transporter permease, whose amino-acid sequence MKMQDMVWKRLQRKKAKALFVLLGLLIGVGAAVGFLSLTRALTMEIQHKMELYGANILITPATDNLSLSFGGITLGSISFDMKELQQKELGNLLSIPNARNIAAVGPMLLGAVAHGDRRLILAGMEFSSLGALRPWWRINGEYPTQGQVVLGAEAARIMGLKPGEEWSILGSRWKISGVLEPTGSQEDLMAFAPLSEVQSALGKEGKISMVEVAALCAGCPIEEMVAQISKVLPEARVQAIKQVVEGRIEAMKQMQRVAMGLSGLVLLVGSLVVFVTMMASVRERTSEIGVLGAIGFPKKQIAKLILTEAAVLSFLAGILGYGIGMLSAKVALPFFSEGHSHSAAHLLFQPELALGAVALSTGLGLLASLYPALAASRLDPAEAIRSH is encoded by the coding sequence ATGAAGATGCAGGACATGGTCTGGAAAAGACTTCAGAGAAAAAAGGCCAAAGCCTTGTTTGTGCTCCTGGGTCTTTTGATAGGCGTGGGGGCTGCTGTGGGCTTTCTAAGCCTCACCCGTGCCCTCACTATGGAGATACAGCACAAGATGGAGCTTTACGGGGCCAATATCCTGATAACCCCTGCCACAGACAACCTCTCCTTGTCTTTCGGGGGAATTACCTTGGGGAGCATTTCCTTTGACATGAAGGAACTCCAGCAGAAGGAATTGGGAAATCTCTTGAGCATTCCCAATGCTCGCAATATAGCTGCCGTGGGCCCCATGCTGCTGGGAGCTGTGGCACATGGGGACAGAAGGCTTATTCTGGCCGGCATGGAATTCAGCTCCTTGGGCGCCCTTAGGCCCTGGTGGAGAATAAATGGGGAGTATCCTACTCAGGGTCAGGTAGTACTGGGAGCAGAGGCTGCAAGAATAATGGGTTTGAAGCCGGGGGAGGAATGGTCCATTCTGGGATCCAGATGGAAGATCTCTGGGGTCCTTGAGCCCACCGGGTCCCAGGAGGATCTGATGGCTTTCGCCCCTCTCTCAGAGGTTCAATCGGCCCTTGGGAAAGAGGGAAAAATAAGCATGGTGGAGGTGGCGGCCCTTTGCGCGGGATGCCCCATAGAAGAGATGGTGGCCCAGATTTCAAAGGTGCTGCCAGAGGCTAGGGTGCAGGCCATCAAACAGGTGGTGGAGGGTCGCATTGAAGCCATGAAACAAATGCAAAGGGTGGCCATGGGTCTTTCGGGGCTGGTGCTCTTGGTGGGATCCCTGGTGGTGTTTGTCACCATGATGGCCAGTGTAAGAGAGCGTACATCAGAGATAGGAGTTCTGGGAGCCATTGGATTTCCCAAGAAACAAATCGCAAAACTCATTCTCACGGAAGCAGCAGTCCTCTCTTTCTTGGCCGGAATTCTGGGATATGGCATTGGCATGCTTTCGGCCAAGGTGGCCTTACCATTTTTCTCAGAGGGGCACTCCCACAGTGCAGCCCATCTTCTTTTCCAGCCGGAGCTGGCCTTGGGGGCTGTGGCCCTTTCAACTGGCTTGGGGCTTCTGGCCAGCCTTTACCCTGCTTTGGCCGCATCCAGATTGGATCCTGCGGAGGCCATTCGCAGCCACTAG
- a CDS encoding PHP domain-containing protein, whose product MRIDLHVHTSPRSQCSSIDPIQLMERAQSIGLQGVCLTEHGIMWDKQEVEELQRTHENVRILRGMEVTTNQGDVLVFGLSRDIKNIVPIEELRREVLAAGGFMVAAHPFRGFLLFGITQLQVSPEQACRRPLFQNVDGVEIGNCKVTQPENEMARQVALRLGLAKVAGSDAHSLEELGRWVTVFQREIRNELELVEELRQGRFSVEQAL is encoded by the coding sequence ATGCGAATAGACCTTCATGTGCACACATCCCCAAGATCTCAGTGCAGCTCCATAGACCCAATACAGCTCATGGAAAGAGCCCAAAGTATTGGGCTTCAAGGCGTTTGTCTCACAGAACATGGAATCATGTGGGACAAACAAGAAGTGGAAGAGCTGCAAAGGACTCATGAAAATGTGCGCATATTGCGTGGAATGGAGGTAACCACCAACCAAGGAGATGTGCTTGTATTCGGGCTCTCGAGGGACATAAAGAACATAGTGCCCATAGAGGAACTCAGAAGGGAGGTCCTGGCTGCAGGGGGCTTCATGGTGGCGGCTCACCCCTTCAGGGGATTTCTTCTTTTTGGAATAACTCAACTTCAGGTAAGCCCGGAGCAGGCCTGCCGCAGACCCTTGTTTCAAAATGTGGATGGAGTGGAGATAGGAAACTGCAAGGTCACCCAACCCGAAAACGAAATGGCAAGACAGGTGGCCCTGAGGCTGGGCCTGGCAAAAGTCGCGGGAAGCGACGCGCATAGTTTGGAAGAGCTGGGAAGATGGGTAACCGTATTTCAGAGGGAAATAAGAAATGAATTAGAACTGGTGGAGGAGTTGCGTCAGGGACGATTTTCGGTGGAGCAGGCTCTGTAA
- a CDS encoding DUF2889 domain-containing protein, with protein sequence MILSFLRNKVMDVSQEKDGSLRVSWRLTDTFWDAALEIVVTLPDLEIRAASGTIRRSPYKQCSSAPELLSRVVGVRVGAGLRKIVEGLVGGPSGCPELAEGVLECCNAVILHFTVPQLQATETGTEEQKRESFQAMLRLNPRLVRSCVAFAEDSPLMQGLV encoded by the coding sequence ATGATCTTGAGCTTCCTCAGGAACAAGGTGATGGACGTGAGCCAGGAAAAAGACGGCTCTCTTAGGGTTTCCTGGAGACTTACGGACACCTTTTGGGATGCAGCTCTGGAGATAGTTGTAACACTGCCTGATCTCGAGATAAGAGCCGCATCAGGCACCATCCGTAGATCTCCCTACAAGCAGTGCAGTTCTGCTCCAGAGCTGCTTTCAAGGGTTGTGGGAGTAAGAGTGGGAGCAGGGTTGAGAAAAATAGTGGAGGGGTTAGTGGGAGGCCCCTCGGGCTGCCCGGAGCTGGCAGAAGGGGTCTTGGAATGCTGTAATGCCGTGATACTGCACTTTACCGTGCCCCAGCTCCAGGCCACTGAGACAGGTACAGAGGAGCAAAAAAGGGAGAGCTTCCAGGCCATGCTAAGACTCAATCCCCGCCTGGTGAGAAGCTGTGTGGCCTTTGCCGAGGACAGTCCACTGATGCAAGGTCTTGTTTGA